CATGATCGATTCCTACGTTATTGACCCGGGAATTTCACTTGCTCTTTTTTTCCTGGCTGCCCTTTTTGAAATCGGAGGCGGATATCTTGTCTGGCTGTGGTTAAGGGAAAATAAGGGAGTAGTATTCGGGCTCCTGGGCGGGCTGATTTTAGCTGTCTATGGAATCATCCCAACCTTTCAACCGGCAAATTTCGGTAGGGTTTATGCCGCATATGGAGGAATTTTTATTGTTTCCTCTTTGATATGGGGTTTTTTTGTTGATAAGAAGAAACCCGACAGGTATGAAGTTATAGGGGCACTGATAGCGCTGGTTGGTGTTTTTGTGATGTTCTATATCCCGCGCTAATGCTGTTGATAGTTTCCTAATTGCTAAAAATGAGCAGCGATAATAAATGCTACATTAAATTTTTTGTTTTTGTTGACCTGTAGGTTGTAGAACAATCAAATCTGAGTTTCAGAAGTTCTTTCTTAGTTTCCTATGGACGTTATTGGTTTTTTGTCCCTTAATTCTGTCTTTGTCTTTTTGTGGATTCACAAAACTATTTATATATTTACGTTTTGCTTAAGGCTACTGAATTACCAGTTAATTTAGAATGAAAAAATGTAGCTTAAAAACAGTTCCGACAGGGAGAATCAGACATGCTTCAGATATTTAAATCAACAGATGCTGGAATGATAGCTCTGGAGCGGATTGAAAGCGGGGCATGGATTAATCTGGTAAATCCCGGTAAAAGCGAAATCTCGTATGTTTCGGAAAACCTCAATATTCCTGTTGAACATATTATAGCTGCTCTTGATGAAGAAGAGCGTGCAAGGATTGAAGTTGACGGAAATTGTACTGTTGTACTGATAGATGCTCCTGTGCCAAATGTTGAAGCTAAGGAAGGTGGAGTATATTATACAGTTCCTCTTGGAATTATTATTACCGATAAGAATATTGTTACTGTTTCTCTCCGAGAGAACCATGTCATAAATAATTTTGTTGAGAGAAAAATAAAGTCTTTTTATACATTTAAAAAAACACGTTTCTTTTTACAGATTCTCTACAATAATTCTAAGTTATATCTTCGATACCTCAGGGACATTGACAAAACAAGTGGCTTAATTGAAAACAGGCTGCATAAATCTCTGAGAAATAAAGAGTTAATTCAGCTCCTCGAACTGGAAAAAAGTCTTGTATATTTTTCTACCTCTCTGAAGAGCAATGAAATGGTCCTCGAAAAAATCCAGAGGTCAAACCCTATTAAGATGTATCCTGAAGATTCCGAACTGCTTGATGATGTTATTATCGAAAATAAGCAGGCAATTGAAATGGCAAATATTTATAGCAACATTTTAAGCGGGACAATGGACGCATACGCATCTGTCATATCCAATAACCTGAACATTGTAATGAAATTCCTGACATCTGTTACCATAGTATTGTCGATTCCAACAATGATCGCAAGCTTTTTCGGGATGAATGTTGATGTCCCATTTGAGAGTAATCCTCATGCTTTTACAATCATTTTCATAATTTCCATGTTTTTTGCGATTATTATAGCACTGACCATGGCTAGAAAAGAAATGTTCTGAAACCTTCTCGATTTCAAGTTCTAATTTTTAATTTCTCCTTTATTAAAAAATTAAACTCCCGACTGCTTGTTCGGGTCTCTTCAGAGCTTTTTTGTCCCAAATTTTTTATTTTCCTGCAGATTTCCGTACCTCTTTTGTTATCTCTTTCATCATCTCTCCCACAAGTGTTGCTTTTTCGCAATGGGATGCCTCTTTGGGGCTACAGTTTATGAGTATACTCATTAGCCTGTCCGCAGTTCTGTAAAATTTCATGTCCTCGATTCTCACCAGAAGGGTGGATAAACTTTCACTAAATTCCCTGCATTTTTCATGGTCACAGACTGCCTGTTCATGCAGCCGGCTCACGCATTCTAATTCTTTAATGACTTCAGGTGGGAGCTTTTCGGCCATATAATCCGCCCTACCAGGTTGCCTTTCACTTATTCACTACTAAGCTTCATTTAAAACGTGTATGCATATTTACAGTGTTCCATTACATCCTCTATGAAAGCAGCGTAAAAGTTATCAGGAACTGTAACTTTTTCTCGGTTTTCTATCGCTCTTGCTTCGAGGTCTTCCTGGCAGGCATAAATTCTGCACCCCGGCAGTTCCTGTATACCGGAAAACAGGTGATAAACCCCATCGCTTGCAAGGTAGAGTCTGGCATTTCCGGAGTGAGCAGCCAGTTTAAGGCACAGTTCCGATCGCGGGCTGAAAGGAGGCTTTGTAAGCAGGAACACATCATATTCTTCTCGCATACTGTTACCTCTGTTTAAAATAAGATAACACAGTCCGAGCTTTCCATCGCTTCGAGAAAGTCTTTTTCATCGACAAGTTCCATGGTCTCTATCAGGGTTTCCCCAAAGAGGCCCCTCTCAATCAGCGAGGGTTCATGCACAAGTACATTTAACTCTCCATACGAGTAGAGAATATCTGAAAGGTTTGGTACTCCAAGCTTATTGCTGTCCTGGCCTGCAGCTACAAGATAAACTCCATCTCCATAAAGGCCGAGGACCACATGCATTTTGTTAAGGCTTACTGCAGCTGCATTCAATGCTCCGAAGGCTTTTTCACTGCCGTATGGGGCAGTATCCAGCAGATAGAAAACTGATTTCATTGGTCTGAACCCGTTTCGACAAGCTAATCTTAATTTGTCTTTAAAGTGAGATTACTCTATCGCTTTTACTCAGCATTTCCGAAAGTTCATAGAGACTGGAAATTTTTATTCCGGGGGTGTAGTCTCTACAGTTACTTCCGTTCTCGGTCTCCTCTTCTGCAGTGTAACCTCTTGAAGCAGCACACCGCGCACAGGCTCTTATCACAGCTCCTTTCTCCGCAAGCCCGGCAAAAAGTTCGCCTGTGTTTGTAAAAAATGATGGATTCTGACCTTTTTTAGGTATATGAACTGCGTCCAGGTACAGGAATATATTCACATGACATTGTTTAAGCGCACTTTCGGCAAGCTTGCAGGCAATCTCAGCGTATTCGGAAATATAAGGGCCGTCAGTGAGCACTATGGTTAATGTCTTCAAAGGCTCCTCCGGTTAAAGTGAAATCTCTTCAAGTAATTGCAGAATAGTCATAGTTCAGGCACCTTTACTCATATATACGCACTCAAAACCTGCAGGTGTTCGAGGTTGGTTGTATATCCCGGTTCTTTAAGAGATGTGCATTTGTCCAGGGTAGTTTCCCCTCCCATGAGCTTTATTGCAAATGTGTAACAGCTCTGTTCGCTGCATTTCCCGCAGTTGGTCTGAGGCAGGTATTTATAAATCTCCATGGGTTCGACCCTTACCTTTTCCCTGGGAGCCGGAGCAACGCCTTTTGCTATAGCTTCATTGATCGTGCTCTTCAAGTTTTCAAGCCTGCTTCTGGCTTCTTCCTCATTTTTGATCATGGTCATGGTAACTTTTCCGGTGCCGTATATGGTAGTGATGACCTCGTTTTGCTGTATCATAAGAGCACCTATTCCATCAGAGTACCTGCTTCTCGAGAAAATTGGTTCCAGAACTTTAAGCACCCCTCCGAGAGGCGGAGCCATGTTTGCAATTGTCCTGAACTTTGAAGAGTCCGCTATGCAGGGCAAAAGCTGCCTTACTTCTGTAACCTCGACAGGTCTGGCCTGTGAGAGGTCTGCACCCTTCCCCTGCTCTTTTTCCTCTTTACCTTTAAGGAAATTCCTGCCATATTCGGTCAAGCTTGCAGTCCCTTCATTTAGCTCTATCAGGCCTGCTTGCTGCAGGACTTTAAGATGGAAGTCGAGCATGGCTTTTCCGGCTGTAGCTCCTATTTCCTCAACTGTTCTATCGCCATTAGCAAGGAAGTTCATAATCTTCCTTCGGGTAGCATTGGACATAGCATTATTTACCAGCTTTATCTCATTTGGGTTTCCGGACATTTCCAACACCTGTAAGAATCCTAAAATTTAACCCCACACTTTTTTCCTGATGCTCGTTAGCTATCAGGCAGATTTTTTCTAAAAAATGAAATCCGATTTCTCTTATTAATTATGGAACTGACTTCTTAAAAACCCGAAAGCCCGATATCAAAAAAGATTGATACGAAAAATCTTAATGGTTAGTTTCTGGGGAAAGAAGATGGATTCACGGCTGTTTAAGCCAGAGGGTAGTTTGAGCCAAAGGCAGTCGAAATGGAAAAAATAGGGAGGATGAGGGTTTAACCTGAACCTCTTTCATTTAATTAAATTTTTGTTTATAAAGTGAACCTGATAATAAAGCTTTTTTCAGAAAACCCCTGTATCATAGGCACATTCTCCATGGATTGAGATATCCAGACCTGCAAGTTCTTCTTCATCCGAAACCTTGACAGGGGTTATTATGTCTATCAAAATCAGCATGACATAAGTAAATACAAATGCGTAGATTGAAGTAATCACAACAACCACGAGTTCTTTGATAAAGAATGCAGTGCCACCGTAAAGCAGCCCGTCAGTGCCTGCAGGATTTATAGCCGTAGATGCAAAGACTCCAAGGAGAATTGTTCCGGTCACGCCTCCGATTCCATGAACCCCCCAGACGTCAAGGGCATCATCCCATTCCATTCTGTTTTTGATATGAACCGCAAGATAGCAGGTAATAGCTCCGATGATACCCATCAATGCAGCAACGGGCATACTAACAAGACCTGCTGCAGGAGTAACTGTTGCAAGACCGGCAACTGCTCCTGTCATGAACCCTACAAATTTTGGTTTTGTTTCTTTTAACCATTCTATTATCATCCAGGTAATAGCTGCAAAAGAAGCTGCAATATCACTGTTCAGGAATGCAAGTGCCGTAATTCCGTCCACATTTAGTTCACTGCCAGCGTTAAAACCGTACCAGCCAAACCAGAGGAGTGCAGTTCCTATAGCCATTAAGGGGATGCTATTTGGCTTTGAATCTTTATATTTCCTTGAGCCCACGTAAAAGACCGAGGCAAGGGCTGCAGCTCCTGCTGTCGCGTGAACAACTATTCCGCCTGCAAAGTCAAGAACTCCCATTTCTGCAAGCAGACCACCTCCCCAGACCATATGGGCAAAAGGATAGTAAACAAAGAGTTGCCAGACGACCAGGAAGATAAGATAAGCCTTAAAAGTAACCCTGTTTGCGAATGCTCCTGTAATAAGGGCCGGAGTAATGATTGCAAACATCATTTGATAAGCTACGAAAACAAGTTCCGGGAATCCTCCGTTTTTAAATGGAGTAAGCGGAGTGATCCCATGCAAGAACATCTTGTCCAGGTCTCCTATAATTGCGCCTTCTCCCCCACTGAAGCATAGAGAATACCCGACAAAAAACCACAAAATAGTTGTTATTCCCAGAGAAACAAAACTCTGCATCATAATTCCTAATATATTTCTCTTACAGGCAAGCCCTCCGTAAAAGAATGCCAGACCAGGAGTCATAAGCATTACAAGACTTGTCGCAAGCAGCATAAAGCCTGTTGAACCAGTGTTTAACATTTTTTCATCCCATCTTTTTTATATAATAACTCGGAAACCTCATACACGCCTCCTCTTTCCTAGTTACTTTTATTTAACTCTTTCCAGTCCTTTGATTCATAACTTAATCTCAAGACAGATTTTTCTGGCAAAGATGGTTAAGAGATAGAGATATATCGATACAGAAAAAGCGGAAATGGACAGAAAAAAATACTCGAAAAAACCAGTAGTAGGAAAACTTGTTTGCTTAAGTTAAACGAAGACCTTTATTCTTTTTACTAAATTTTTTATTAGAAAGTTCAAACAAAATTTTATACTTTTAAAGTCTCTGGCTTTGTCCTCGCTTTTCTTCAATCACCTGTTTTCAGAGAAAGTAAGCTGAAGACTATTTTAAAGAGAAAAGCAAGAAATATGGAGGCAAGGATTTATCCTCCCTCCCTTTACCTGATCAAATAAACCTGCTGAAAAGAAATCTGTTTTTAAGGAAATTCGTTTTTAAGGAAATTTGTTTTTAAGGAAATTTGTTTTTAAAGGATTTTTTCGTTTAGAGAAATACGTTTTTAAACCCTTTACTGCGAATAAAAAATACATTTTTTGTAGGTTTTAAGAATTTTATCAGTGAATCGCATCGTATGCACATTCCCCGTGCATAGACATATCCAGACCTGCAAGTTCTTCTTCGTCCGAAACTTTGACTGGTGTTATTATGTTTATAAGCATCAGCATAATGTAGGTAAACACAAATGCATATATCGAAGCGCCTACAACAACCACGAGTTCTTTGATAAAGAATGCAGTACCACCGTAAAGCAGTCCGTTAGCTCCCACCGGGTTTATGGCAGTTGAGGCAAAGATTCCAAGGAAAATTGTCCCTGTTACTCCTCCGATTCCGTGAACTCCCCATACATCCAGGGCATCATCCCATTCCATCCTGTTTTTAATATGCACTGCAGAGTAGCATACAATAGCTCCGATAATACCCATTAATGCAGCCACATGCATGGAAACAAGACCTGCTGCAGGGGTAATGGTTGCAAGACCGGCAACTGCTCCTGTCATAAGCCCTACAAACTTCGGTTTTGTTTCTCTTAACCATTCTATTATCATCCAGGTAATAGCCGCAAAAGAAGCTGCAATATCGCTGTTCAGAAATGCAAGTGCTGTGATCCCGTCTACATTTAGTTCACTGCCAGCATTAAACCCGTACCAGCCAAACCAGAGAAGTGCAGTTCCTATAGCCATTAAGGGAATGTTGTTTGGCTTTGAATCTTTATATTTCCTTGAGCCCACGTAAAAGACCGAGGCAAGGGCTGCAAATCCGGCCGTTGCATGAACCACGATTCCGCCTGCAAAGTCAATGACCCCCATACTTGCAAGCAGGCCGCCTCCCCAGACCATGTGGACAAAAGGATAGTAAACAAAAAGCTGCCAGATGACAAGGAAAATAATGTAAGCCTTAAAAGTGATTCTGTTTGCAAATGCTCCCGTAATAAGGGCCGGAGTAATGATTGCAAACATCATTTGATAAGCTACGAAGACGAGTTCCGGGAACCCCGCGCTCCCAAACATATCAGTCGGGGTAATCCCATTCAAAAACATTTTGTCCAGGTTTCCCAGGATTGCACCTTCTCCTCCACTGAAGCACAGAGAATATCCCACGCAAAACCATAAAATAGTCGTCAGCCCGAGAGAAACAAAACTTTGCATCATAATTCCTAAAATGTTTCTCTTACAGGCAAGCCCTCCGTAAAAGAATGCCAGACCAGGAGTCATAAGCATTACAAGACTTGTCGCAAGCAGCATAAAGCCTGTTGAACCAGTATTTAACATCTTTTCATCCCATCTTTTTTATATGATAAACTAGGAAGCCTCAAATCTCTTACCTCCTTCCTACTTTATTCTACTTAATATTTTCTACTTTTTCAAATAAAAATAAAAGTATTAAAATAAATCTCAAAGAATGGATGGTTAAGAATGGGTTGAAAATTGTTAAAAATAAGGGAAAATACGGGATAAAGAGAGAAAAAAACAAAAATAGAAATTCCTGTTAAAACTCGGAAAAATAGAACTGATTCTTTTTTGTCCATGAAACTGAACCAAAAATTAGAAAGGTACAGGTGGGTTAACCTGTACTTAAATTGTATGACTCAAATGTTATATGCAGCTTCACCGTGCTGTGTTTTGTCAAGTCCTATGTTTTCTTCACTCTCACTGACTTTGAGCCCTATAGTTTTGTGGAGCACAAACCCGATAGCCAGTGTACAAACACTTGCATAGACAAGTGTGGCAATGACGCCTTCTATCTGGAGCATCAGCTGTTCGTAGTTGCCGAGCAGGAGACCAGTGGATCCTACACTTGCAAACACTCCTGTTATGATTGCACCTGTTATCCCGCCTACTCCATGGACTCCGAAAGCATCAAGGGAGTCGTCATAACCGAATCTTCCTTTGAGCATTACGGCCTGGTAGCAGATAAAGCTTGTAATCGCCCCAATTGGAATTGCTGCCATTGGGGTAACAAAACCTGCAGCCGGTGTTATTGCAACAAGCCCTGCCAGGACGCCGGTCGCAAACCCGAGGGCAGTAGGGCGCCCCAGATGGATCCATTCAAGGGACATCCAGACAAACCCTGCAGCTGCTGGAGCTACGAGTGTTGTAATGAAAGCGAGGGCTGCGATCTCATTTGCAGCAAGGGAGGATCCAGCATTGAACCCGAACCATCCGAACCAGAGAAGCCCGGTTCCGAGGAGAGTGAGGGTAACATTATGCGGCTTTATGGAATCTACCCCGTATCCTCTTCTCTTTCCGAGGAAGGTCAGAATTGCAAGGGAAGAAATACCCGATGTTATATGGACGACAGTGCCTCCTGCAAAGTCAAGGGCTTCTCCTGTCAGAAATCCGCCGCCCCAGACCCAGTGGCAGACGGGTGCGTAGACAATCAGTCCCCAGAGTGCAATGAATGCAATATATGATTTGAATTTAACACGCCCGACTATAGCTCCCGATATCAGGGCAGGAGTAATTATTGCAAACATTCCCTGAAATGCAACAAATGCGTATGTTGGAATTGTTCCTGTTACCGAGTAAGGATCAATTCCCCGCAGAAATAGATGTTCAAGGCTGCCCACAAATCCGTTACCTTCTCCAAAGGCAAGAGAGTAACCTATTATAACCCATTCGAGAGCCATTACTCCCATTGCAACAAATGAGTGCATCATGCTGCTAAGAACGTTCTTACGTTGAACAAGCCCTCCATAAAATAGTGCAAGCCCGGGGAGCATTAATAATACCAGTGCTGATGAAATCAACACCCATACGGTATCTGCTGCTACAATAGCCATTCTTATCCACCTCAAACAGCAACAGATCCGCTTTCGTCCGTACGAATCCTTATGACGTTCTCAAGAGGGAGCACGAATATCTTACCGCTTCCGATACCACCGTCACTGCCTTTTGCTCCTCTCTTTATTGCTTCAATCGTTGGCTGCAGGAATTCATCGTTTACTGCAATTTCGAGCTTGA
The genomic region above belongs to Methanosarcina horonobensis HB-1 = JCM 15518 and contains:
- a CDS encoding YnfA family protein, with product MIDSYVIDPGISLALFFLAALFEIGGGYLVWLWLRENKGVVFGLLGGLILAVYGIIPTFQPANFGRVYAAYGGIFIVSSLIWGFFVDKKKPDRYEVIGALIALVGVFVMFYIPR
- a CDS encoding magnesium transporter CorA family protein; translation: MLQIFKSTDAGMIALERIESGAWINLVNPGKSEISYVSENLNIPVEHIIAALDEEERARIEVDGNCTVVLIDAPVPNVEAKEGGVYYTVPLGIIITDKNIVTVSLRENHVINNFVERKIKSFYTFKKTRFFLQILYNNSKLYLRYLRDIDKTSGLIENRLHKSLRNKELIQLLELEKSLVYFSTSLKSNEMVLEKIQRSNPIKMYPEDSELLDDVIIENKQAIEMANIYSNILSGTMDAYASVISNNLNIVMKFLTSVTIVLSIPTMIASFFGMNVDVPFESNPHAFTIIFIISMFFAIIIALTMARKEMF
- the tusB gene encoding sulfurtransferase complex subunit TusB; this encodes MREEYDVFLLTKPPFSPRSELCLKLAAHSGNARLYLASDGVYHLFSGIQELPGCRIYACQEDLEARAIENREKVTVPDNFYAAFIEDVMEHCKYAYTF
- a CDS encoding DsrE family protein, producing MKSVFYLLDTAPYGSEKAFGALNAAAVSLNKMHVVLGLYGDGVYLVAAGQDSNKLGVPNLSDILYSYGELNVLVHEPSLIERGLFGETLIETMELVDEKDFLEAMESSDCVILF
- a CDS encoding DsrE/DsrF/TusD sulfur relay family protein, yielding MKTLTIVLTDGPYISEYAEIACKLAESALKQCHVNIFLYLDAVHIPKKGQNPSFFTNTGELFAGLAEKGAVIRACARCAASRGYTAEEETENGSNCRDYTPGIKISSLYELSEMLSKSDRVISL
- a CDS encoding (Fe-S)-binding protein, with the translated sequence MSGNPNEIKLVNNAMSNATRRKIMNFLANGDRTVEEIGATAGKAMLDFHLKVLQQAGLIELNEGTASLTEYGRNFLKGKEEKEQGKGADLSQARPVEVTEVRQLLPCIADSSKFRTIANMAPPLGGVLKVLEPIFSRSRYSDGIGALMIQQNEVITTIYGTGKVTMTMIKNEEEARSRLENLKSTINEAIAKGVAPAPREKVRVEPMEIYKYLPQTNCGKCSEQSCYTFAIKLMGGETTLDKCTSLKEPGYTTNLEHLQVLSAYI
- a CDS encoding ammonium transporter, which encodes MLNTGSTGFMLLATSLVMLMTPGLAFFYGGLACKRNILGIMMQSFVSLGITTILWFFVGYSLCFSGGEGAIIGDLDKMFLHGITPLTPFKNGGFPELVFVAYQMMFAIITPALITGAFANRVTFKAYLIFLVVWQLFVYYPFAHMVWGGGLLAEMGVLDFAGGIVVHATAGAAALASVFYVGSRKYKDSKPNSIPLMAIGTALLWFGWYGFNAGSELNVDGITALAFLNSDIAASFAAITWMIIEWLKETKPKFVGFMTGAVAGLATVTPAAGLVSMPVAALMGIIGAITCYLAVHIKNRMEWDDALDVWGVHGIGGVTGTILLGVFASTAINPAGTDGLLYGGTAFFIKELVVVVITSIYAFVFTYVMLILIDIITPVKVSDEEELAGLDISIHGECAYDTGVF
- a CDS encoding ammonium transporter — encoded protein: MLNTGSTGFMLLATSLVMLMTPGLAFFYGGLACKRNILGIMMQSFVSLGLTTILWFCVGYSLCFSGGEGAILGNLDKMFLNGITPTDMFGSAGFPELVFVAYQMMFAIITPALITGAFANRITFKAYIIFLVIWQLFVYYPFVHMVWGGGLLASMGVIDFAGGIVVHATAGFAALASVFYVGSRKYKDSKPNNIPLMAIGTALLWFGWYGFNAGSELNVDGITALAFLNSDIAASFAAITWMIIEWLRETKPKFVGLMTGAVAGLATITPAAGLVSMHVAALMGIIGAIVCYSAVHIKNRMEWDDALDVWGVHGIGGVTGTIFLGIFASTAINPVGANGLLYGGTAFFIKELVVVVGASIYAFVFTYIMLMLINIITPVKVSDEEELAGLDMSMHGECAYDAIH
- a CDS encoding ammonium transporter, with translation MAIVAADTVWVLISSALVLLMLPGLALFYGGLVQRKNVLSSMMHSFVAMGVMALEWVIIGYSLAFGEGNGFVGSLEHLFLRGIDPYSVTGTIPTYAFVAFQGMFAIITPALISGAIVGRVKFKSYIAFIALWGLIVYAPVCHWVWGGGFLTGEALDFAGGTVVHITSGISSLAILTFLGKRRGYGVDSIKPHNVTLTLLGTGLLWFGWFGFNAGSSLAANEIAALAFITTLVAPAAAGFVWMSLEWIHLGRPTALGFATGVLAGLVAITPAAGFVTPMAAIPIGAITSFICYQAVMLKGRFGYDDSLDAFGVHGVGGITGAIITGVFASVGSTGLLLGNYEQLMLQIEGVIATLVYASVCTLAIGFVLHKTIGLKVSESEENIGLDKTQHGEAAYNI